The genomic region ACAAGGAAAGATCcagcatgccgcaactaagatccgatgcagccaaaacaaacaaacaaaaccccaaagcTTACAAACACAGAGAAATCCGACTGCTTTGGTTCAGATCTTGGTTCTGCCACTTATTCAAAcaagtcactttacctctctcttctgtaaaatgagactaGTAATAGAATCTGCTTCAGAAGGTTGTGAGTAGTGAGTTAATAACTACAAGCATTTTATAACAGAGGCTGGCATATGATagctgctcagtaaatgttagttctCAGTATTATGCTATAAGAGGAAAGCCTGTTTCAAGTTCATTTCACAGAGGGGCAAACTGAAGCACAAAGATGTGGTAGAGGCTTACCCAGCATCACACAGAAAGTTCAGTCTTTCTTGATCCTCCTGGTTTTGGGAACCCAGGCCCAAAATTTACCACAGAAAGGACTCTCAGAGGTTGAGAAGCACTGTAGGCTTCTGCTTGAAACTCTTCCATGAATCTGAATAAGGTCTGTACCTGACCTAATAGTATTGGACTAGTTGGTTTTAATAACTTACTGTGGTTACTTAAGATGTTGTTattaaggaaagctgagtgaaaGTGACACTGGGATTCTCTGTACTATTTCCCCAATTTCTGGTAAGTGTTACAACtgttccaggggcttccctggtggctcagtggtaaagaacctgccatttgccaatgcaggaggcatgggttcgatccctggtctgggaagatcctacatgccatggagcaagtaagcccgtgtgccagaacttctgagcccatgttctagagcctgggaactacAATTCCTGAAGCCTCTGCAcatcctagagcccgtgctccttaacaagagaagtcactgcagtgagaagcgtgagcaccacaactagagaacagtccccgttcactgcaactagaggaaagcctgagCAACAATgatgacccagcacagtcaaaaataaataaaattatattttaaaaaactgtttcaaaataaaaagacagatttattgagtgcctactgtatgccaggcctTGTTGTAGGAGCTGGGGATTCAGCAGTGAGCCAGACAAGTTCCCACCATGGAGGAGCTCACAGTGTGATAAGATCCCTGTACCCAGGGTTCTGTGTCCGGAGCCTGAAGTCTGATAGCTgtggtttgaatcctggttctgccacgtCCCAGCTATGGGCATGTGTATAGCATTTAGTGCTATGTGAGTGTAGGATCTGTTGTTGTTCTTCTCCAGGTCACCTCTTctaggaagccttctctgattgCCTCAGACTTACTCTAGCACCTCTGCTGGGGTCCCCCAAGTCCCCATGTTTCCTCACCATATCTCTAActcctctgcctctgcctcctccaccctCACTCTGACCTCACTGGAATGTCATTGGTAAGGGGTGTGTCTCCcctgggctttgcaggtggctccctggtaaagaatccacctgccagtccaagagacacaggctccattcctgggtcaggaagaactcctggaagaggaaatggcagcccactccagtattcttgcctggagaatcccatggatagaggagcctggcggcctacagtccctgggatcgcagagtcggccATTCGCGCATCTCCCCTACTGGACAGGGAGCCTGATCTCCGGACCCGGTCTTTCCCGACTGCTGTGTCCGAAGTCGCCCAGCTCAGGAGGGCGCACATTGCAGGCTCTCGATAAACATAGTGAATGCCTGAACATTAAGGACGTTGGTAACTGGAGGTAGGGATTCAGGGGATGGGAGTTATCGGGTGAGATCCAGAGATCCCTGCCGCCTCCCCCAGTAGAATCCGCGCGGCCAATGGAACGCCGCGCAACAGCGCCCCATTGTGGTCGCTAGAATCCCGTGCGGATGAGGCGCTTCCAGCCCCAAGGCAGGAAGGTCGGGTGGGATCCCCACCCCGGCTACCGGGGGTACTCCCCGAGACCCCATGAACAACCAGCCGCGGACCCCAGCCCCTACCCCGGTCCGGGCCTCGACTCCGGTCCGGGGTTCGACCCTGCGCAAGACCTCCATCCAGGTTCGGACTCCGACTCCGAGCCCGGACTCGGGCCCGACCCGGATCACGACTCTGGTCCGGACGCCGGCTCTCATCCGGACCCTGACCCCCATCCGGACCCCAACTCCGGTCCGGACCCCGACTCCGGTCCCGCCCTCAACTCCGGTCCGGACCCCAACTCCGGCCCGGACCCCAACTCCGATCCCGCCCTCGACTCCGCTCCGGCCCCCGACTCCCGTCCGGCCCCCGACTCCTATCCGGCCCCCGACTCCTATCCGGCCCCCGACACCGATCGGGACCCCGACACTGATCCGGTTTTCGACTCCGGTCCAGATCCCAACTCCGGACCCGATCCAAACCCTGATCCCATCTCGGGTCCTGATTTCTGCCTTGGAATCCCTCCCCGACTCGGCTCTGCCTTCGGGCCCGCCCCTGGAACTTGAACCCACGCTCACTGTGTCACCTGCCAAGAACCTTGAGCCAACCCCGAGGGTGAAGCAGGTTTCATCAGTCGCCAATGGATTTCCTCCCATCCAAGAGCCCCTTCCTGCTGTTACTCCATTGGCCACCGACTTACAGTCCCCATCCCACGGGTCCCCTCTGGGGACAGACCCATCCACCACCAAGTTGATAGCTTCTTCTTCTGGACATGTCCCAGGGACGCCCATCCTAGGGGCCATCCAGGCCATCTTGCCGGTTCCTGCATTAGCCTCCATCAGTGGGAGCCTCAAAGCAGAAAACAAGATCATGATTCGAGTGGTCTACTGGTAAGGAGCTGTCCCTGCCCACACCTGCTTCTCCCTCTGGACCTGCTATTCTCTTTGGGACGGGAGAGCTCtgggttc from Muntiacus reevesi chromosome 2, mMunRee1.1, whole genome shotgun sequence harbors:
- the SELENOV gene encoding selenoprotein V; the protein is MNNQPRTPAPTPVRASTPVRGSTLRKTSIQVRTPTPSPDSGPTRITTLVRTPALIRTLTPIRTPTPVRTPTPVPPSTPVRTPTPARTPTPIPPSTPLRPPTPVRPPTPIRPPTPIRPPTPIGTPTLIRFSTPVQIPTPDPIQTLIPSRVLISALESLPDSALPSGPPLELEPTLTVSPAKNLEPTPRVKQVSSVANGFPPIQEPLPAVTPLATDLQSPSHGSPLGTDPSTTKLIASSSGHVPGTPILGAIQAILPVPALASISGSLKAENKIMIRVVYCGLUSYSLRYILLRKSLEQQFPNSLIFEEEISAQATGEFEVFVDGKLVHSKKNGDGFVDEAKLQTIVNLLNEEFKNRVAGD